A genomic stretch from Mya arenaria isolate MELC-2E11 chromosome 10, ASM2691426v1 includes:
- the LOC128206246 gene encoding uncharacterized protein LOC128206246: MDVSYIVTLYAVIAAVLLTVVSAKTSFVKDLKTDVVFPPVNIQTITGIPEGHLRPLGWQRKPEGKVREEKEPLTAPTFYMRYVKNVRPVVLRSVLKHEPVTELWEEDNYLKEKYGKLNMTITVKKEVMNRAPHRTRRRMLLRKFLLDYMYENWYLASTVHEDMRAELPLPEAVSCGTFKERLTEAELWMSSGGTASLLHSHGDHNIHCVLDGRKDFILIDSKHQSVFNFEPTYPNSGSGHSPMDMDMINAYKHSQIAKTPWVWSTLWQGDCIYVPAGYLHQVRSFGRGISYTVQFAPSQAFESLDCEEEATKGKRRKKERKEKTDQSEATEGEKKKLSLADVPFIWTYSEGERHLSDRALVPSTLRRLLLLLMRDADQLHQDLFRHFYEDAHGHKTDLKPTPDEVFHLMTPNDSRTYLSRDEVKALANSRLQSVCDLLNGAKSRIRDEL, from the exons ATGGATGTCAGCTACATAGTTACCTTGTACGCTGTAATAGCGGCTGTATTGTTAACCGTTGTTTCGGCAAAGACGAGTTTTGTGAAGGATCTCAAGACAGACGTTGTTTTCCCTCCTGTGAACATCCAGACTATTACAGGGATCCCCGAGGGACATCTCAGACCACTAG GATGGCAACGGAAACCCGAAGGTAAAGTCAGAGAGGAGAAGGAACCGCTAACGGCACCCACGTTCTACATGCGTTACGTGAAAAACGTTAGACCCGTCGTGCTGCGGAGCGTGCTAAAACATGAACCCGTCACGGAACTATGGGAAGAGGATAATTACTTGAAAGAGAA ATACGGCAAGTTGAACATGACAATTACCGTCAAGAAAGAGGTGATGAACAGAGCTCCACATAGAACGCGCCGGCGAATGCTCCTCCGAAAGTTTCTTCTAGACTACATGTACGAAAACTGGTATCTCGCCTCAACAGTCCACGAGGATATGAGAGCCGAACTGCCG TTACCAGAAGCGGTGTCATGCGGAACGTTCAAGGAGAGGCTCACCGAGGCTGAACTTTGGATGAGTTCCGGCGGCACCGCATCCCTCCTCCACTCGCACGGGGACCACAACATCCACTGTGTACTGGATGGACGCAAAGACTTCATACTCATAGACAGCAAACACCAAAGCGTATTCAACTTCGAGCCGACC tATCCTAATTCCGGGTCTGGCCACTCCCCAATGGACATGGATATGATCAACGCTTACAAGCACTCGCAGATCGCCAAGACCCCCTGGGTCTGGTCTACTCTTTGGCAGGGAGATTGCATCTATGTTCCAGCAG GTTACCTCCACCAAGTGCGATCGTTCGGTCGAGGCATTTCGTACACTGTGCAGTTCGCCCCATCCCAGGCATTTGAATCACTGGACTGTGAAGAAGAGGCGACAAAGGGGAAACGACGGAAAAAGGAGAGGAAAGAGAAAACGGATCAGTCTGAGGCTACAGAAGGGGAAAAGAAGAAACTTTCTCTGGCAGATGTTCCATTTATTTGGACTTACAGTGAAGGCGAACGG CACCTGAGTGATCGAGCACTTGTACCCAGCACCTTGCGGCgtctgctgctgctgttgatgcGAGACGCGGACCAACTTCACCAGGACCTGTTCCGGCACTTCTATGAGGATGCGCATGGACAT AAAACAGATCTGAAACCAACACCTGACGAAGTTTTCCACCTAATGACACCAAACGACTCGCGTACCTACTTATCACGTGACGAGGTGAAGGCTCTCGCAAATTCTCGTCTGCAATCAGTTTGTGATTTACTTAATGGCGCCAAAAGCAGGATACGTGATGAACTGTAA
- the LOC128206920 gene encoding uncharacterized protein DDB_G0290301-like — translation MGRNRKRNRRWGQNQRLPAQSQPSSQFPSSFRIGEHIGTEDRGTEFKDGQGFIDIDFRASVAKYVSAFVNSHAHGTLFAGVNNAGHVTGYEITQSKEDRLRLQIDEAIKDIKPNIFPNDYSVVFIPVTNQKGDLADGYRTGRYSVVICIDVNGDRINNNRQLYRTLQGTFMRRDAGVQSLDAQDIHEFYQRRNQSEMDRLKNDLKQKNKHKDNEFDKRIREIENKHKQTEEALERERLELLAKTNKLQEEIERFKQQREESVDARGTERNQSEMDPLRSDLKQTTEQKDNEFDRRMRELENEHKQKEESLERERLELLAKTNKQQEEIERFKQQRKENVEVRGAEASKQTQEERRKPSGQTDTKSKLCTIS, via the exons ATGGGCAGAAATCGAAAAAGGAACAGAAGATGGGGTCAGAATCAGCGACTGCCGGCGCAGTCTCAACCTTCTTCACAATTCCCGTCGAGTTTCAG gATTGGAGAGCACATAGGGACAGAGGATCGTGGCACAGAGTTTAAAGATGGTCAAGGGTTTATCGACATTGACTTCCGTGCCAGTGTGGCGAAATATGTGTCAGCGTTTGTGAACAGCCATGCACATGGAACGCTTTTCGCAGGCGTCAATAATGCAG GCCATGTGACCGGCTACGAAATAACCCAATCAAAAGAGGATCGTCTTAGACTACAAATTGATGAAGCAATCAAAGATATAAAGCCGAACATATTTCCAAACGACTACTCCGTCGTCTTCATACCGGTAACAAATCAGAAAGGAGATCTAGCGG ATGGGTATAGAACAGGACGGTACTCCGTTGTGATATGTATCGATGTTAACGGTGATCGTATAAACAACAATAGGCAGCTTTACAGAACACTTCAAGGAACTTTTATGAGAAGAGACGCCGGAGTGCAATCTTTGGACGCACAGGATATCCATGAGTTCTATCAAAGG AGAAATCAAAGTGAGATGGATCGGTTGAAGAATGACcttaaacagaaaaacaaacacaaagaCAATGAGTTTGACAAAAGGATTcgtgaaattgaaaataaacacaaacagaCGGAAGAAGCGTTGGAAAGAGAGAGACTGGAACTGCTTGCTAAAACTAATAAACTGCAAGAAGAAATAGAAAGGTTCAAACAGCAACGTGAGGAGAGTGTAGATGCCCGAGGAACAGAG AGAAATCAAAGTGAGATGGATCCGCTGAGGAGTGATCTTAAACAGACAACCGAACAAAAAGACAATGAGTTTGACAGAAGAATGCGTGAActtgaaaatgaacacaaacagAAGGAGGAATCGTTGGAAAGAGAGAGGCTGGAACTGCTTGCTAAAACTAATAAACAGCAAGAAGAAATAGAAAGGTTTAAACAGCAACGGAAGGAAAATGTAGAGGTCCGAGGAGCAGAG GCGTCAAAACAGACCCAAGAAGAAAGGCGGAAACCTAGTGGCCAAACTGATACAAAATCAAAACTGTGTACGATATCCTAG